The proteins below come from a single Dermatophilaceae bacterium Soc4.6 genomic window:
- a CDS encoding YbhB/YbcL family Raf kinase inhibitor-like protein, which produces MPDYSYDPYAALPQVPSFEVTSTDVADGKTLGTAQVSGIFGAGGQDVSPQLSWSGFPEGTKSFAVTMYDPDAPTAAGFWHWAVLNLPVSVTELATGAGDAEGSGLPDGAIQLKTDGGVTQYLGAAPPAGHGHHRYFVVVHAVDVETLAVPADATPTILGFNLFSHTLGRAQVVPVYEVAAG; this is translated from the coding sequence GTGCCCGACTACTCGTACGACCCGTATGCCGCCCTGCCGCAGGTGCCGTCCTTCGAGGTCACCTCGACCGACGTCGCCGACGGAAAGACCCTCGGCACGGCGCAGGTCAGTGGCATCTTCGGCGCCGGTGGGCAGGACGTCTCGCCGCAGCTGAGCTGGTCGGGATTCCCCGAGGGCACCAAGAGCTTCGCCGTGACGATGTACGACCCCGACGCCCCCACCGCCGCAGGGTTCTGGCACTGGGCCGTCCTCAACCTCCCGGTGTCCGTCACCGAGCTCGCCACCGGAGCGGGTGACGCCGAGGGCTCAGGGCTCCCCGACGGGGCGATCCAGCTGAAGACCGACGGCGGCGTGACGCAGTACCTCGGTGCCGCGCCACCGGCGGGCCACGGTCACCACCGCTACTTCGTCGTGGTGCACGCGGTCGACGTCGAGACGCTCGCCGTGCCGGCCGACGCGACACCGACCATCCTCGGCTTCAACCTGTTCTCCCACACCCTCGGGCGGGCCCAGGTCGTGCCGGTCTACGAGGTGGC
- a CDS encoding MFS transporter — protein MTFARDLAAVLRVTGFRRLFAVRLVSQLSDGVFQVALASNLLFSPEQAPDARSIAVALTVVLLPFTALGPFVGVLLDRWPRRLVIVGANAARVVLLLLLAADVARHDQGPLFYALVLVTFSVNRFLLAGLSAGQPRVVPSGLLVTANSVGPTCGSLTYLVGLAAGGGVRGVGGSDALILVVGAGCYALSALVALRLPPLGPSLDEVPTEVRRAAGDVLHGMVAAVRHLPPLARLGLGVAAAIRLPYAVVLVATVLLYRRHFPGTGTGFEGIGVAAAAAGLGFGVAAVVTPALTERLGTARYVSLLSALAGVVVVVPGAFFTQWAITVTSFGLGVTTQGVKICVDTTVQQVVADVYRGRLFALYDVLFNAVLILGAVLAALVLPPDGASSVVVVGAGLWYLAVAVVVARRWLAAGERSPALPAA, from the coding sequence GTGACGTTTGCGCGGGACCTGGCCGCCGTGCTTCGGGTGACCGGCTTCCGACGGCTCTTCGCCGTGCGCCTGGTGTCGCAGCTGTCCGACGGGGTCTTCCAGGTCGCCCTCGCGTCGAACCTGCTCTTCTCACCCGAGCAGGCCCCGGACGCGCGGTCCATCGCCGTCGCCCTCACCGTGGTGCTGCTGCCCTTCACCGCCCTCGGTCCCTTCGTCGGGGTGCTGCTCGACCGGTGGCCCCGGCGGCTGGTGATCGTCGGTGCGAACGCCGCCCGGGTGGTGCTGCTGCTCTTGCTGGCCGCCGACGTCGCCCGTCACGACCAGGGGCCCCTGTTCTACGCGCTCGTGCTGGTCACCTTCTCGGTCAACCGCTTCCTGCTCGCGGGGCTGTCGGCCGGGCAGCCCCGGGTCGTGCCGAGCGGGCTGCTCGTGACGGCCAACTCGGTCGGCCCGACCTGCGGCAGCCTCACCTACCTCGTCGGTCTGGCGGCCGGCGGCGGGGTGCGGGGTGTCGGGGGCAGCGACGCCCTCATCCTCGTGGTCGGCGCCGGCTGCTACGCCCTCTCGGCGCTGGTCGCCCTTCGTCTGCCCCCGCTCGGGCCGTCGCTCGACGAGGTGCCGACCGAGGTGCGCCGCGCCGCCGGCGACGTGCTGCACGGGATGGTGGCGGCCGTGCGGCACCTGCCACCGCTGGCCCGCCTCGGCCTCGGCGTCGCTGCGGCCATCCGGCTGCCCTACGCAGTCGTGCTCGTCGCCACGGTGCTGCTCTACCGTCGGCACTTCCCCGGGACGGGCACCGGGTTCGAGGGGATCGGGGTGGCCGCGGCGGCGGCCGGGCTCGGCTTCGGCGTCGCGGCCGTCGTGACCCCGGCGCTCACCGAGCGGCTCGGGACGGCCCGCTACGTGTCCCTGCTGAGCGCGCTCGCCGGTGTCGTCGTGGTCGTGCCCGGGGCGTTCTTCACCCAGTGGGCCATCACCGTCACGTCCTTCGGCCTGGGCGTGACGACCCAGGGCGTGAAGATCTGCGTCGACACGACCGTGCAGCAGGTGGTCGCCGACGTCTACCGCGGCCGGCTCTTCGCGCTCTACGACGTGCTCTTCAATGCCGTCCTGATCCTCGGCGCCGTCCTCGCTGCCCTGGTCCTGCCGCCCGACGGGGCGTCGTCCGTCGTGGTCGTGGGCGCGGGCCTGTGGTACCTCGCGGTCGCGGTGGTCGTGGCGCGCCGCTGGCTGGCCGCGGGCGAGCGCTCCCCCGCGTTGCCGGCCGCCTGA